ATGCAATAAACATTGGGATGTCATTTTCAGTGCCGTTTATcagttaattgaattgttttagtttttctaaatTAACCATTTAATAGTAACAGATTACGTCGCTAAACACATTCTATAGAGCAAGCATTGTTTGAGCAGACAGTGCCCAATAAAACACCTTCTTCTGGCTCCTCCATTGCTCTTTCCTCTCTGCTGGAGACCCGTGCTCTGGGAGGCGTTGTGGAAGGCTGTGGGGCAGGGTGAGGTGCTGGAGCTTCTAAATGGGTGTTCATCTCCTCCCACTGCTGCTGTCTCTTGGACTCCCTGTTCACAGAATGGCCCGACTCTTTCAGAACATGGCTGAGGGCAGAGTGGAATAGCCCCCGCGCAGGACCGCGGGACTTTAACAATGGCCGCTTGGGAGGGCAGCGGGGTTCATCACGACTGCCTTTAGAGCTCTCTTCCTGGGGTGGTGGTCGCTCTACTGACTCCTCTTTTCTTTTCGTTCCCTTCCCCAGGCCtccaaaggccacctccccttgGCCCTCACTGCCAACTTCCTCTTCTCCTCCTGCAGCTGCCTCTGATTTGCCCAGCTTGCCAAACGCAGAGGTGTTGCTTggctgctcaaacccactaccagTGCTACCAAAGGGGGGTCGGGTTGCTGGTGGGACATCAACAACCTTTTCGGAGAAGCTGAAGGTTGATGCACTGGTGGTGCTGACAAATGTTTGGCTAGTAGCATGGGCTGTCGGCAGTAAGAAATTGAATTCAAGGCTGCTGTCCTGGGAGACATTGGCACCGACACTGTTGTTAGATGGGGGTGCTGAAGGTTTTGAAAAGGTGAACCCCGGGACTGCATCTGTGCTCCCACTCAGAAGGGAGAAACCTGAACTGCTGCTCACCACACTGGCAGCAGGCTGTGGATTAGCTGGCTCTGGGCTAACGCTGAAGATGGGTTTGAAGACAGCTGTGTCTGAGGGCTTGAATTTAAAGTTACCAAAGCTGCAGGGAGCCTCCTTTGTTTTTCCGATGGAAGAAGAGGGTTTAGAGAAGATCCctgtggtggaggaggaggggagtgtGAAAGTGACACTCTGGCTGCCCAGAGTTGACACTGCATTGGAGGAAGTGCTGCTGGTCAGCCCGAATGCTGGAGGCTGCCGGAAACTAGACACCACTGGCTGGCTAAACCTCATGGCCTGCCCTGACTCAGCGCAGGGGACAGGTACTGAGGAAACCTGTGGGAAGCTAGAAGACTGTCCAAACCCAGAGCTCTGGGGAAATCCAGTTGATTCGGCAAATGGCTGTGTAAATCCAGGGGATTGCCCCAGTGCGGATTGCTTTCCTTGGTTCTGTCCAAATCCAGGTGACTGTCCAAACACTGTGCTCTGCCCCAAACCAGTTGACTGTGTGTATGATGGTGGTGGCGCAAACCCTGCAGTACTCTGTCCCAGTCTTGATGGTGTCCCAAATGCCACGGTCTCTCTCAGCCTGGTTGACTGTGTGTACGAGGGTGGCTGTCCCTGTCCTTGTCCAGCTGCAAGTGTCATCCCCCTGCTTTGCCCCAATCCAGTTGACTGGCCAAACACTGGGTTCTGCCCCAATCCAGAGGACTGTCCAAAGGCAGGTGTTTGACCAAACCCGGATGACTGCCCAAATCCCATCTGCTGCCCAAATCCTCCAGGCTGGCTGAATGCTGTTTGCTGCCCAAATCCAGATGTTTGCCCAAAACTAGGATTCTCCCCAGTCTGAGACTGAAACATACTGCTGACGCTGCTGGCTAGGGGCTGGAGAGGCTGAAACACCCCGCTGACACTGCTAGCTTGGGGCTGGAGAGGCTGAAACACCCCGCTGACACTGCTGGCTGGGGGCTGGAGAGGCTGAAACACCCCGCTGACACTGCTGGCTGAGGGCTGGAGAGGCTGAAACACCCCGCTGACACTGCTGGCTGGGGGCTGGAGAGGCTGAAACACCCCGCTGACTGTGGGCTGGAGAGGCTGAAACACCCCACTGACACTGCTGGCTGGGGGCTGGAATTGGCCGGGTTGCTGACTCCCAAACATATTATTCATGTTGCAAATgggcagctttcctagaacagcTGGCACGTGTTCCTCTGTATGAGttaatatacaaaaaacacactgCAATCAATCTGCTTGCTTTTCCTTGAACTTGACTCAAATCAAGTGGGCAATCTTGGTTGACAGAATCTCAGAAGCGATTTCTCCTCTTATTTGTATGCATCAGATTCCTGTAACAAAGCAACATTCATATTTAATAACGtgaatttaaaattttaaaattacagaaaagataGTTAGCAGACTGGCTTCTAAAAAATGATTTCTTGCCAGCATATCTTAAAAAGAGAAGTAAACGTATGCTGgtaaaaataacaattactaaTTTTtcggcaagaaaaaaaaaaagttcttgacgaaaaaaaaattgttttacagtgaaaaataTACTAATCTGTTGTTGTATAGCCAGGGCTCGTGGCTTAGGGTAGGGTTAgcaagagattaaaaaaaaaatagtttaataatTTCAAAAGAAATATTAGAATTAAAGCCATTTTGTAaaacacataaaatacacacattacTGAACAACAAATACTGACAATATTGTAAATATACTAAAGACTAACTTCCTGTTTATGATCTTTTGAGTTCTTGGTCGCTACAGTCAAAAACAGATATTATATAACAAGAAACGAATACAATACACACAATCTGTTATGTTTCTTGACACATAAAACATACATCTGAGAGCACAAGATCACCACTTtgcatctgtttttattttaaaactgacgtaAACGTCGATCAATTTCCTAGCGCCTTTACTATCTGACTGCCTAATATACACACTTTAACAAAGTGAAATTTCTTACACACATTATACAAagctttgttgttttgcttttggaaaaaaaacaaaaccataataacaatacagtaaTACCTACCGTATGTATCCTGTATTTCCTCCCGCTGCCTGAAACGCAGGATATACACGACGCAACTACTTCCTGTTTTAAAATTTTGTTCCGGCCTGCTCCTCGTCCTTTGTGATATAATGGTCCGCTTCAACGCCGTTCACTTTTTGGATTATGAGGTAAGGGCAACTTTTTCGAAATTTAAAAAGATTAATTGCAGCATGCGATACATGGCTTTCTCCTTAGTATTCAAATGTAGACCATACATTGAATGTACTTCACTAACCGTTTCCTTTTTAATATTGATAAAAaagattttacaaaaaaacactaCTACAAGGTTATATTCTGCATAATAGcagttaaaacacacacatatatatacaaaattgaaaaacaataacGAAAAGATATAACTGAGAAAAAAGGGAGACCCATTTGTTAAATGTGAATACTGCTTCAACGTTGTTTTTCATCCAACGTGCCAAGAGGGTAAATTATAAAAGtatagtgtgtgttttgtgtaaaatgttgtaagcatataaaataatatttaaaatgtgcttcATAACCTTCATCTACTGGAAGAAGGGGTGTAGTAAGGACATGCTTTTCGGATCAAGACAAAATACAGCCAGGTATTCACAATAGACGAATATAAAAAAGACACGCATTATAATTTGCTGTAAAAGTGAACAGGTTCAgaatacaattttaatataaacCTGGACATAGTgagtcaattgcagcgtaccagtgattTATTTAGTCCACTTCAGGTgaactaaggccctgtccacactacataaccgatctcgagcaCCGTACTGGAAaccgttttaattaatccagctcaaagcgtccacactgaagtaccgtttcatgtttagtcaggcttaatgcgtccacacaccattacaatagttcagttacaattcccagcagcgcaacgaactgtggaaattaatacgatagtatcccaccatgcactgtattgtattttaaaataatgtgttatgccccatattaacaaaGATCGATATTGCTAAAATCCAtattgcagacacacacacaatgtgcatTTATGGACTACACTAGAATCGCCGCGGTTACATACATACTCATACCTACAATCGccgacggcagtcattatcacggtatattttaaacatcatcaatattaaaatgaaagacaaactattacttgtactgtgattctggaaatgtatttttgtttacgactgtatgtctgctaagaaataaatgataataataataataacaataaatataacaagtattatggaaaaagtaaatccgaacacacacacacacacaagtagggttTGAAGTTttcagggtttatttttaatcaggtgaagtccctttaaacaaattgagctgattctgttttataattaaactcagaaaaagctgttaattacaaaacaatctttgtttttaccttcatatcttgcctgagcctaattctggtcctcttaattttattgcaaacagagctgacaaattacgtaatttgttcatccccgatcctacttttaactcgcatttcatttttgcagtcgcctaatttaacgttgtgtttttgttattttccccactagtttaattaacagagatgtcctgacagattttttgaagcataaaaatgaatacctagtgcggagtgtacactgatagcaagtccttcaggcgcctgttctgagtatttcgccaaacataccacaaagctttttgggatattggaggataaacaaaaaaatgtagtttggtattacagcgtccacacttctgataaaccgcactacctgatgcgatctaattagaaccggactcgagacttcctcctgaggtggtctcgagtacggtattaaatgctgcgtaggtggacgcaaaccgtatttagcacttttaagccggcttaaatgcaactaatacggtttaaaggcatagtgtggacagggcctaaaataCGGACTAGAAAAACCTGCATATATGTATTAATTTAATCCTGATGGCACCGTACCAAACAGATGATACCGGTTTAGTGTTATTTGGTGTTATTTTCCTAGCGCACTGCGCATGCATAAACAactgctaagaaagcagggaagtgccCATGCAAATCTGGTACGTGCTTTTCCAATCTTTTACATTGTTGtcaatgtaatttatcatatttttccaccattaagaaaatattatgcacatatttatcatatgcaatacattgggtcttggaCATTTTTTTAGTTGTGCAACTTTgcgacttctcattttgtcttgtcatgaattgtttttctttttagaaaaattgattgtctgtttccagtatGTTTGCAAAAaacaatgtataattaatggtaaatgtacctctgtttgacaataggaaaacacccatcagatcacaattgattgcacatgtaccaaaatctgatagcataccactttctaacactaaaCTGTAATTGGTTTAACCAATCGGAACAATTGGTTAAACTCATTCTGTGTTGTGCTGTGGAATAATTTCAGTATCCATACTGAAGAAGTAATACAAATGCTATGAGTTGTCTTTCCTAGACCACTAGTATACCTCAGGATTAGAATTAGTCTGTTTGACTGTTTTGTTTCTCAACCAGGAcgctacattttaaaaactcttcAAACAACGCCTCAGTAGCCCAGTGAGATTTGGCACGTCATGAGTGTGGTTCTACGCAATCTCCAGCGGGCGGTACCGTTGAGGAGGGCCAGGCTCCGAAAGGATGTGGAGACCCTGCGGCACATTTTAGGAATTGACAGATTTGACCTGGGGCTGATTTGTGTTGATAATCGGAGGATTCAGTATATCAATAAAACATACAGGCAAAATGATTCGCCAACTGATGTTCTTTCATTCCCCTTTTATGAGGTAGTCAAAATGAGacttcaaaatatatttaaaaagcctAAAAGCAAACTGTTTCAAGTAAAGTTGTATTCacaaaattgtgtgtgtgtgtgtgtatatatatatatatatatatatatatatatatatatatatatatatatatatatatatatatatatattccaggaATACAGAATGACTGGGGTCAGGTATATAATGGTCCCACTGTAGTATTGAATATTTTGTTAATGTAGCTGGGCAGAGGGTAGGGCAAACCAGTGAAATTGTGGCGATCATGATAGCATAGTACTActtgctgtatttatttcattatgtTGAAGGATCTGAAAGCCGGCGTCCTCCCCAGCCCCCTTCATCAAGACGATTGTAACCTGGGTGACATTTTCCTGGGGGTGGAGTACATCCACAGGCACTGTGAGGAGCAGGAAGTAGACGACTTCCACAGCATACTTGCTGTAAGTCATTCTTACAGACAAAAACATTCgattaaatgattaaaaacataACCTCGTCCGGCAAGGGAATTAATAACAACCACAAAGCTGTGTCTGTTTTGATTAAGACTAGCTGCTAGTATTGTGTGGTAATCAATTTGAGCATTTAAAGCTATGTTCAGACAACAACTAGAATACATCTCAGACCAGTTAACCAGAGATTGAATCTGAATACACAGTAAAATGTATGATGGCTCATTTAGGAAATGGGTGGGGTTTATGCAGAGATTATAAGACCAATTATATCAAGATCTTGACACTTCACATTTTTATGCTGAGATCCTGAAATAATTTAAATTGACATAACAGGTCTTTAATGAGCCACCATAAAATGTGTATCAACTGCACAAACAGGACATTGTGGGTCTTACCCATtgtaaagaaaaacatttcatgagagcacatacatatttatttatacacatcAGGAAAAAACAGTGCAGTGAGAGGATGCTACCATAATAGAATCCATCCATCTGCCCAGATTTTAATTGAATTATCTTCTGAAAAACAGGGAATTTAGAATGATACATTCT
The Acipenser ruthenus chromosome 10, fAciRut3.2 maternal haplotype, whole genome shotgun sequence DNA segment above includes these coding regions:
- the LOC117412859 gene encoding endoribonuclease YbeY-like isoform X2 gives rise to the protein MVRFNAVHFLDYEDLKAGVLPSPLHQDDCNLGDIFLGVEYIHRHCEEQEVDDFHSILAVVTAHGLCHLLGYRHGTEMEWKQMFQKESQVLEEFNRRTGHQLQPLTKNAF
- the LOC117412859 gene encoding endoribonuclease YbeY-like isoform X1, producing MSVVLRNLQRAVPLRRARLRKDVETLRHILGIDRFDLGLICVDNRRIQYINKTYRQNDSPTDVLSFPFYEDLKAGVLPSPLHQDDCNLGDIFLGVEYIHRHCEEQEVDDFHSILAVVTAHGLCHLLGYRHGTEMEWKQMFQKESQVLEEFNRRTGHQLQPLTKNAF